From a single Paenibacillus sp. FSL R5-0345 genomic region:
- a CDS encoding aldo/keto reductase family protein, translated as MKYRRLGNSGLKISEIGLGSWLTYGTAAEQKAADACISTAFECGINFFDTANAYNRGEGEKAMGAALRAYERSSYVLSTKVFFPMGDDVNNRGLSRKHIMEQCEASLRRLGTDYIDVYFCHRFDRETPVEETLRALDDLTAQGKILYSAVSEWSAAQISDAAGISRRLNLRPLISNQPIYNMFERYIENEVLEVSQREGLGQVVFSPLAQGILTGKYKPGQQPPEGTRAADDSVNGVIRSYFRDDVLTVVGQLDELANSLDLKLSQLALAWTLRQPGVSSAIIGASKPAQVEENAKAVDAVLSLDTLERIEEILKPVADFAPAR; from the coding sequence ATGAAATACAGAAGACTTGGCAATTCAGGACTAAAAATCAGTGAAATCGGCTTAGGTAGCTGGCTTACATATGGAACAGCAGCAGAGCAAAAGGCTGCAGACGCCTGCATCAGCACAGCTTTTGAATGCGGTATCAATTTCTTTGATACAGCTAATGCCTATAACCGAGGTGAAGGTGAAAAAGCAATGGGTGCTGCTCTTCGCGCTTATGAAAGATCATCTTATGTGCTTAGTACCAAGGTGTTCTTCCCCATGGGAGACGATGTAAATAATCGCGGTTTATCTCGCAAGCACATTATGGAGCAGTGTGAAGCTAGCCTTCGCCGCTTAGGAACCGACTATATTGATGTTTATTTTTGTCATCGCTTCGATAGAGAGACGCCTGTAGAGGAAACCTTGCGCGCGCTTGACGACTTAACTGCACAAGGAAAAATTCTGTATTCTGCAGTAAGCGAATGGAGCGCAGCCCAGATTTCTGATGCCGCTGGTATTTCACGCAGACTAAATCTGCGTCCACTTATTTCTAATCAGCCCATCTACAACATGTTTGAGCGGTACATTGAAAATGAGGTGCTTGAGGTATCTCAGCGCGAGGGCCTTGGTCAAGTAGTCTTTTCTCCACTCGCTCAAGGAATTCTGACCGGCAAATACAAACCTGGTCAACAGCCTCCAGAAGGAACCCGTGCAGCAGATGATTCGGTAAACGGGGTCATTCGCAGCTACTTCCGCGATGATGTACTGACTGTTGTCGGACAACTGGATGAACTAGCCAACAGCCTTGATTTGAAGCTGTCGCAACTAGCGTTAGCTTGGACCCTGCGGCAACCTGGTGTAAGTTCTGCAATTATTGGAGCCAGTAAGCCAGCGCAGGTGGAAGAGAACGCCAAAGCGGTTGATGCCGTTTTATCCCTAGATACTTTGGAGAGAATTGAAGAGATTCTAAAGCCAGTAGCCGACTTCGCTCCAGCAAGATAA
- a CDS encoding SGNH/GDSL hydrolase family protein translates to MTSPTSKAKKVILFQGDSITDGNRGRDEDPNHILGHSYAYIIGGKLGNEQAEQNLVFYNRGISGDRISDLYARWNEDAIYLQPNIISILIGVNDLWRTMKGEPSGVTDRFERAYRHVLEETGEVLPQTKLVLCEPFILNTGAPAEQWEEWEAKITHYQSVVKQLAEEFNAVFVPLQEAFDAAARRTDAAYWLWDGVHPTAAGHDLIAGEWLKIVGKSGLLND, encoded by the coding sequence ATGACTAGTCCAACTTCTAAAGCAAAAAAAGTGATTTTATTTCAGGGTGATTCTATCACTGACGGGAACCGTGGTCGTGATGAAGATCCCAATCATATTCTGGGACATAGCTATGCATATATCATTGGTGGCAAGTTAGGTAATGAACAGGCTGAGCAGAATCTAGTATTCTATAACCGTGGGATAAGTGGGGATCGAATCTCCGATTTGTATGCACGCTGGAATGAGGATGCGATTTACCTTCAGCCGAATATCATTAGTATTTTGATTGGTGTTAATGATCTTTGGAGAACAATGAAAGGGGAACCAAGCGGTGTAACGGACCGTTTTGAACGTGCGTACCGTCACGTGCTTGAAGAAACTGGGGAAGTACTTCCGCAAACGAAGCTAGTCTTGTGTGAGCCTTTTATTCTAAATACCGGAGCTCCGGCAGAACAATGGGAAGAATGGGAAGCTAAAATTACGCATTACCAGAGCGTTGTTAAGCAGCTTGCAGAAGAATTTAATGCGGTGTTTGTTCCTTTACAGGAAGCATTCGATGCAGCTGCTCGTAGAACAGATGCAGCCTACTGGCTGTGGGACGGCGTTCACCCGACAGCGGCCGGGCATGATCTGATTGCCGGGGAGTGGCTGAAGATCGTAGGGAAAAGCGGTCTTTTAAACGACTAG
- a CDS encoding DeoR/GlpR family DNA-binding transcription regulator, with translation MKAFERRDLIINELYRQKKVHVAQLAQKFNVSEETIRRDLDKLDKEGLAKKNYGGAILNAHTNEDPPYVSRHQVNIEAKRTIADHVLQLINDGDSLVTDTSSTVFEALRRIIEEKNNLTIITNSLVVLSEFQHSGQKLISTGGILGPETSSFVGHTASQTIQKYNVDVAIFSCKALSMTGGLSDSNEEESELKILMQQQANKVILLADHSKFDRTAFIKLFSFDRVDYIVTDEKPSEEWIEFLNNYHISLIYAPAE, from the coding sequence ATGAAAGCATTTGAACGGCGAGATTTAATCATTAATGAGCTGTATAGACAAAAGAAAGTCCATGTTGCTCAGCTGGCGCAAAAATTCAATGTCTCGGAAGAGACCATTCGGCGGGATCTGGATAAACTGGACAAGGAAGGACTTGCCAAGAAGAATTATGGCGGGGCGATCCTCAATGCCCACACGAATGAGGACCCTCCCTATGTTAGTAGACATCAGGTAAATATAGAGGCTAAACGTACGATAGCTGATCATGTTCTCCAATTAATTAATGATGGGGACAGCTTGGTGACGGATACGAGTTCAACCGTTTTTGAGGCCTTACGGAGAATTATAGAGGAGAAAAACAATCTTACGATTATTACGAACTCACTGGTTGTATTATCTGAATTTCAACACTCCGGGCAAAAGCTAATTTCCACCGGTGGAATACTAGGCCCCGAGACTAGCTCCTTCGTTGGACATACCGCCTCGCAGACTATTCAAAAATATAATGTGGACGTAGCTATATTCAGCTGTAAAGCGTTGTCTATGACTGGTGGGCTCAGCGATTCGAATGAAGAAGAAAGTGAATTGAAGATTCTTATGCAACAGCAGGCGAATAAAGTAATTCTGCTCGCAGATCACTCTAAGTTCGACAGGACTGCGTTCATTAAATTATTTAGTTTCGATAGAGTGGATTATATCGTTACAGACGAGAAGCCTTCTGAGGAATGGATCGAGTTTCTGAATAACTATCATATCTCTCTTATCTATGCACCCGCTGAGTAA
- a CDS encoding L-fucose isomerase, producing MIENYPKIGIRPTIDGRRRGVRESLEAQTMGMAQRVAKFIEENLFYPDGRPVECIIADSTIGGVKEAAAAAQKFAGANVGVSITVTPCWCYGSETMDMDASIPHAVWGFNGTERPGAVYLAAVLSAYAQKGIPAFGIYGEDVQESSSEEIPADVQTKLLQFAKAGLAVAQMRGKSYLSMGSVSMGIAGSIVNEQFFQEYLGMRNEYIDMSEYVRRFEEEIYDKEEYKRALAWTKENCQVGADNNPQHLQISDDEKEKQWETCVKMTLIARDLMIGNPVLAELGFEEEANGHNAIVGGFQGQRQWTDHFPNGDFMETILNSSFDWNGKRSPYIVATENDSLNGVTMLFNYLLTNTAQIFADVRTFWSPDAVKRVTGHQLEGEAAHGILHLINSGSAALDGTGEQTIDGKPAIKPFWEISEDEVEACLSHTQFRPASQEYFRGGGFSTDYLTKGGMPVTMARLNLVKGLGPVLQLVEGHTVELPEDVHHTLDQRTDPTWPTTWFAPKLTNSGSFQSVYDVMNNWGANHGAISYGHIGADLITLASILRIPVSMHNVEESRIFRPRVWSLFGTEDLEGADYRACQNFGPLY from the coding sequence GTGATAGAAAACTATCCGAAAATTGGCATCCGCCCGACCATTGATGGCAGAAGAAGAGGTGTCCGCGAATCGCTAGAAGCTCAAACCATGGGTATGGCACAGCGGGTAGCTAAGTTTATTGAAGAGAACTTATTTTATCCGGATGGCCGCCCCGTGGAATGCATCATTGCCGATTCTACGATTGGTGGTGTTAAAGAAGCTGCTGCTGCGGCTCAGAAATTTGCCGGGGCTAATGTTGGCGTATCGATTACCGTGACTCCTTGCTGGTGTTATGGTTCTGAAACGATGGATATGGACGCCTCGATCCCGCATGCGGTTTGGGGCTTTAACGGAACGGAACGCCCTGGCGCGGTCTATCTAGCTGCTGTTCTCTCTGCTTATGCACAAAAAGGAATTCCGGCGTTTGGTATCTATGGTGAGGATGTTCAGGAGTCTAGCAGTGAGGAGATTCCAGCGGATGTGCAGACTAAATTGCTGCAGTTCGCCAAAGCTGGGTTGGCTGTCGCTCAAATGAGAGGGAAATCCTATTTATCAATGGGTTCTGTTTCGATGGGGATTGCTGGATCGATTGTGAATGAACAGTTCTTCCAAGAGTATCTGGGAATGCGTAATGAATATATAGATATGTCAGAATATGTGCGACGTTTTGAAGAGGAAATTTATGATAAAGAGGAATATAAGCGAGCACTCGCGTGGACCAAAGAAAACTGCCAAGTTGGTGCCGATAATAATCCACAGCATCTGCAAATAAGTGATGATGAGAAAGAGAAGCAGTGGGAGACTTGTGTCAAAATGACATTGATCGCCCGAGATCTGATGATCGGAAATCCTGTTCTCGCTGAGCTGGGCTTTGAGGAAGAGGCTAACGGCCATAATGCGATTGTGGGTGGGTTCCAAGGGCAGCGCCAATGGACAGATCATTTTCCTAACGGGGATTTCATGGAGACAATTCTGAATTCCTCCTTTGACTGGAATGGCAAACGTTCACCTTATATCGTAGCGACAGAGAATGATAGCCTGAACGGAGTAACGATGCTATTCAATTATTTGCTTACGAATACTGCACAAATATTTGCGGATGTTCGAACCTTTTGGAGTCCAGATGCAGTTAAGCGTGTAACGGGTCACCAATTAGAAGGTGAGGCAGCACACGGAATACTGCATTTGATCAACTCTGGTTCGGCTGCTCTTGATGGGACGGGTGAGCAGACGATCGACGGTAAACCTGCGATTAAACCTTTTTGGGAAATTTCGGAGGATGAGGTGGAAGCTTGTTTGAGCCATACCCAATTCCGCCCGGCTTCTCAAGAATATTTCCGTGGGGGCGGCTTCTCTACAGATTATTTAACTAAAGGCGGGATGCCGGTGACCATGGCTCGTCTGAACTTGGTTAAAGGGCTTGGACCTGTTCTTCAGCTTGTAGAAGGTCACACAGTTGAGCTGCCTGAAGATGTTCACCATACCTTGGATCAAAGAACAGACCCGACATGGCCAACGACCTGGTTTGCGCCTAAGTTAACCAATAGTGGTTCTTTCCAATCGGTGTATGATGTCATGAATAATTGGGGCGCAAATCATGGGGCGATCAGCTATGGGCATATTGGAGCGGATTTGATTACACTGGCGTCTATTCTGCGTATTCCAGTCAGTATGCATAACGTTGAGGAATCACGTATTTTTAGACCTCGGGTGTGGTCGCTATTTGGTACCGAAGATCTGGAGGGAGCAGATTATAGAGCATGTCAGAACTTTGGACCCCTCTACTAA
- a CDS encoding rhamnulokinase produces MVDIIKLLAIDLGASSGRVMLGIYDGDRLQMEEIHRFENTPVQINGHLYWDTLRLFHEMKQGVQKAFRQHGELTSLSVDTWGVDYGFIDKRGMMLYSPHHYRDRRMEAHRLQLEALLSPAEQFRMTGLQPSVINTVYQLFSDFQDNDSLMETADTILMMPDLFHYLFSGIKAAESTIWSTSGLVGAVSGEPSSELLSRLGIPSSLVPHQVQAGTVIGSILPVIQEELSVGPIKVIAGASHDTASAVASIPYTRKDEAAFLSCGTWSLVGMETPEPVISERSYEYGFTNERCFGNSNRLLKNTTGLWILQELQRNWAKAGENLSQSEMVELAKTINRAPAIIDPNDPLFSTPGVMIQRIKEYCERTGQQPPNTKAEIIRVILESLAQSYCRTIEEMEEITGKTITIIHMVGGGIQNELLCQLTADATGREVVAGPVEASGIGNIIVQLAALGKLDVSEGKEFVAQSFTFKTYQPSVGKNSKK; encoded by the coding sequence ATGGTTGATATAATTAAGCTTCTAGCCATAGATCTCGGCGCCAGTTCCGGAAGAGTTATGCTGGGGATATATGATGGAGATAGACTGCAAATGGAAGAAATTCATCGGTTTGAGAATACGCCGGTACAGATCAATGGGCACTTATATTGGGATACTCTGAGGCTTTTCCACGAAATGAAGCAAGGCGTGCAAAAAGCCTTTAGGCAACACGGAGAATTGACGTCTTTAAGTGTGGATACATGGGGAGTTGACTACGGTTTTATCGACAAAAGAGGAATGATGCTCTATTCCCCACATCATTACAGGGATCGGAGGATGGAGGCTCACCGTCTCCAATTGGAAGCGCTACTCTCACCGGCAGAGCAATTCCGTATGACCGGTCTTCAGCCAAGCGTGATTAATACAGTCTATCAGCTGTTCTCTGATTTTCAGGATAATGATTCTCTTATGGAGACCGCGGATACGATTTTGATGATGCCGGATCTATTTCATTATCTGTTTTCTGGTATTAAAGCAGCAGAGAGTACCATCTGGAGCACAAGCGGCTTAGTGGGTGCTGTCTCTGGAGAACCCTCCTCTGAATTATTGAGCAGGCTTGGAATTCCGAGTAGTCTAGTTCCACATCAAGTCCAAGCGGGAACGGTTATTGGATCTATCCTACCGGTTATTCAAGAGGAGCTTAGTGTAGGACCTATAAAAGTGATCGCCGGCGCTTCACATGACACGGCTTCAGCCGTGGCTTCGATTCCTTATACTCGTAAGGATGAAGCAGCATTTTTAAGCTGTGGTACGTGGTCGTTGGTGGGTATGGAGACGCCTGAACCGGTCATTTCAGAGAGAAGCTATGAATATGGTTTCACAAATGAACGTTGCTTCGGTAATTCTAACCGTTTGCTAAAAAACACAACGGGACTATGGATTTTGCAGGAGCTCCAAAGGAATTGGGCGAAAGCAGGAGAGAATCTTAGTCAAAGTGAAATGGTTGAACTAGCCAAAACGATTAATAGGGCGCCAGCGATCATTGATCCGAATGACCCGCTCTTCAGTACACCAGGTGTGATGATACAGCGGATTAAGGAATATTGTGAGCGGACGGGGCAACAGCCCCCTAATACGAAAGCTGAAATTATACGCGTTATCCTTGAGAGCCTTGCGCAATCATACTGTAGAACGATTGAAGAAATGGAAGAGATCACCGGCAAGACAATCACTATCATTCATATGGTTGGCGGTGGGATTCAAAATGAGCTATTATGCCAGCTCACCGCTGATGCTACGGGTAGAGAAGTCGTTGCGGGACCTGTGGAGGCCAGTGGAATTGGCAATATCATTGTCCAACTGGCTGCGCTGGGAAAATTGGATGTTTCCGAGGGGAAAGAGTTCGTGGCACAATCCTTTACCTTTAAGACATACCAGCCTTCTGTGGGAAAGAACTCTAAAAAATAG
- a CDS encoding class II aldolase/adducin family protein, whose product MDTLEQKLRLQICDIGRNLFNKDFIAANDGNISARLSENEILTTPRAVSKGYLEPHMIVKVNLQGEVLEAAEGYRPSTETKMHLRIYNELPEMNGVVHAHPPYATAFAIKGEALDKMMMPESVIMIGDIPLAEYGTPSTEEIPDSLMPYLGKKTAVLLENHGALTWGTDVMEAYLNMERLEYTAKITFITRMIGGERELPQHRIDELVALRSFYGK is encoded by the coding sequence ATGGATACTTTGGAACAAAAATTACGTTTGCAGATTTGTGATATCGGCAGAAATCTGTTTAATAAAGATTTCATCGCCGCCAATGATGGAAATATTTCAGCACGGTTATCAGAGAATGAAATTCTTACTACTCCCAGAGCGGTGAGCAAAGGATATTTAGAGCCTCATATGATTGTAAAAGTAAATCTGCAAGGTGAAGTGCTTGAAGCGGCAGAAGGGTACAGACCTTCAACAGAAACTAAAATGCATTTGAGAATTTATAATGAGCTACCTGAGATGAATGGTGTGGTTCATGCACATCCCCCGTATGCCACTGCTTTTGCCATTAAAGGTGAGGCACTCGATAAAATGATGATGCCGGAATCGGTTATCATGATCGGGGATATCCCATTAGCGGAATATGGTACCCCTTCGACAGAAGAAATTCCAGACTCACTGATGCCTTACCTTGGCAAAAAAACAGCAGTCCTGCTTGAAAATCACGGCGCACTTACTTGGGGAACAGATGTTATGGAAGCCTATTTGAACATGGAGAGACTCGAATATACGGCTAAAATTACATTCATTACCCGTATGATTGGCGGGGAGAGAGAACTGCCGCAGCATCGGATTGATGAGCTGGTTGCGTTGAGATCTTTTTATGGGAAGTAA
- a CDS encoding RbsD/FucU family protein, with amino-acid sequence MLKKIPKLLSPELVRVMMEMGHGDELVLADANYPGHSLHSKVLRYDGIGIPALLDAILELMPLDHYVEHQLAFMAVVEGDPTVPVIWSTYESIIVKHDAEATIKYEERFDFYNRSKESYAIVVTGEEALYGNIIIKKGVIKA; translated from the coding sequence ATGTTAAAAAAAATTCCTAAGCTGCTATCTCCGGAACTGGTGCGTGTAATGATGGAAATGGGTCATGGAGATGAGCTTGTCCTCGCGGATGCGAATTATCCAGGGCACTCCTTGCACTCAAAAGTATTAAGATATGATGGCATTGGGATACCTGCTTTACTGGACGCAATATTGGAGCTGATGCCACTTGATCATTATGTGGAACATCAGTTGGCGTTTATGGCTGTGGTTGAGGGAGATCCTACGGTGCCGGTGATCTGGTCGACATACGAATCGATTATCGTCAAACATGACGCTGAAGCGACGATTAAATATGAGGAGCGGTTTGATTTTTATAATCGTTCAAAGGAAAGCTACGCTATTGTTGTAACAGGTGAAGAAGCACTTTATGGAAATATTATTATAAAAAAAGGTGTAATTAAGGCCTGA
- a CDS encoding AraC family transcriptional regulator, with protein sequence MEQELEPPFIIEQIKRAGPFSMDSDHYHDTYEIYYLLAGERSYYINNLIYTLRKGDLIFINKNELHRTTSKGSARHERILINFEESFLQKTLANYDLSFPFLSTQSLLLRPGVHEQGAIEYILFAMLKEQEEHRSQQIPYLQTLLIQLFIEMNRAQEISREPIAPESSEKQLKVYEMIDYLQAHYAEKLTLEQLSETFFISSTYLCRLFKQTTGFTIVEYLNYIRIKEAQRLLQSTNTKVTTIAENTGFDSIAHFGRVFKHIAKCSPLQYRKQNR encoded by the coding sequence ATGGAACAGGAGCTAGAGCCTCCATTTATCATTGAACAAATCAAAAGAGCCGGACCCTTCAGCATGGATTCCGACCATTATCACGATACATATGAAATTTATTATTTACTCGCAGGTGAGCGCAGCTATTATATTAACAATCTAATTTATACCTTGCGCAAAGGTGATCTGATATTTATTAACAAGAATGAACTCCACCGCACCACTTCTAAGGGTTCAGCACGGCATGAGCGAATATTGATTAACTTTGAGGAGAGCTTTCTGCAAAAAACGTTGGCCAACTATGATCTGAGCTTTCCTTTTTTATCTACCCAAAGCTTGCTTCTGCGACCCGGAGTCCATGAACAAGGAGCCATCGAATATATCCTCTTCGCTATGCTAAAAGAACAAGAGGAACATCGATCACAGCAGATCCCTTATCTTCAGACACTGCTTATCCAGTTATTCATTGAAATGAACAGAGCACAAGAAATAAGCCGCGAGCCCATCGCTCCTGAGAGCAGTGAGAAGCAGCTTAAAGTCTACGAAATGATCGATTATTTACAGGCACATTATGCTGAAAAGCTTACATTAGAGCAGCTATCCGAAACCTTTTTCATCAGCAGCACCTATCTTTGCCGTTTATTCAAGCAAACCACTGGATTTACCATTGTTGAATATCTAAACTACATTCGGATCAAGGAAGCCCAACGACTCTTGCAGAGCACTAACACTAAAGTCACTACCATTGCTGAGAATACAGGCTTTGACAGCATCGCCCACTTCGGGCGGGTGTTTAAGCACATCGCCAAGTGCTCACCCCTGCAATACCGCAAGCAGAACCGCTGA
- a CDS encoding Gfo/Idh/MocA family protein, with product MSKKKYVFVGTGGRAEFFYGEITTNYRETSEIVGFCDVNGVRMAYANRLLEGKYQYHAVPTYKAHEFDRMIEETKPDVVIVTSIDRTHHRYIIRAMELGCDVISEKPMTVDEEKCREILEAIDRTGKKLRVTFNYRYAPHNTKIRELIMDGAIGEVLSVNFEWLLNTLHGADYFRRWHRDKHNSGGLLVHKSTHHFDLMNFWLGSRPDTVYAMGDLRFYGRENAEKRGVTEFYQRAHGSAAAENDPFALHLKDNEQLKQMYLDAEHEDGYLRDQSVFGDNISIEDTMAVMVKYKNKTIMNYSLNAYLPWEGFTVVFNGTKGRMEVKVVEQSYVNAGGNKEDEGALKDKQITVFPHFAPPYEVEIEEGVGGHGGGDPVMLRDIFERPVEDRFNRAASHVDGALSIMTGIAANRSIATGLPVKVDQLIKW from the coding sequence GTGTCGAAGAAGAAATATGTATTCGTAGGTACCGGCGGCCGAGCGGAATTCTTTTATGGAGAGATTACTACAAATTATCGTGAAACTTCGGAAATCGTAGGCTTTTGCGATGTGAATGGGGTAAGAATGGCTTATGCGAACCGATTACTGGAAGGGAAGTATCAGTATCATGCGGTTCCTACTTATAAAGCTCATGAGTTCGATCGTATGATTGAAGAGACTAAGCCGGATGTGGTTATCGTTACGAGTATTGACCGCACACATCATCGTTACATTATCCGGGCGATGGAGCTTGGCTGTGATGTTATCTCAGAGAAACCGATGACGGTGGATGAAGAAAAATGCCGGGAGATTCTTGAGGCGATTGATCGAACAGGGAAAAAGCTGCGCGTTACATTCAATTACCGCTATGCCCCGCATAACACCAAAATCCGTGAATTGATCATGGATGGAGCCATTGGCGAAGTACTTTCTGTTAACTTTGAATGGCTGCTAAATACACTGCATGGAGCGGATTACTTCCGCAGATGGCATCGGGATAAGCATAATAGTGGAGGTCTATTGGTCCATAAATCAACACATCATTTCGATTTGATGAATTTCTGGTTGGGCTCACGTCCGGACACGGTCTATGCCATGGGGGATTTAAGGTTTTATGGCAGAGAAAACGCAGAGAAGCGCGGCGTGACCGAGTTTTATCAGCGTGCTCATGGTAGTGCAGCAGCCGAAAATGATCCCTTTGCCCTTCATCTTAAAGATAATGAACAGCTGAAGCAGATGTATTTGGATGCCGAGCATGAAGATGGGTACCTGCGTGATCAAAGCGTATTCGGTGATAATATCAGCATTGAGGATACGATGGCAGTCATGGTCAAATACAAAAACAAGACGATTATGAACTATTCACTTAATGCTTATTTGCCTTGGGAAGGCTTCACTGTAGTATTTAATGGAACAAAGGGACGGATGGAAGTGAAAGTAGTTGAACAGTCTTATGTAAATGCCGGAGGGAACAAAGAGGATGAAGGGGCCCTAAAGGACAAGCAGATCACTGTATTCCCACATTTTGCGCCTCCCTATGAAGTGGAGATTGAAGAAGGTGTTGGGGGACATGGCGGCGGAGATCCGGTCATGCTGCGGGATATTTTTGAACGACCTGTGGAGGATCGGTTTAATCGAGCAGCTTCCCATGTGGATGGGGCGTTGTCTATTATGACCGGGATTGCGGCTAATCGTTCGATAGCTACCGGACTTCCAGTGAAGGTGGATCAGTTAATCAAATGGTAG
- a CDS encoding TraB/GumN family protein, which translates to MKKLGALFLSIFIVMSVFTTAHAAEKPVGVWIDGTEVKLGNANPVVEKGTTLVPMRPLLEKLNVNLNWNKKTKTVTGTKNGLALSLTIGSTTATVNGEKKKLEVAPKTINNVTYVPVRFIGETIGYKVEWSPAQRTITFVANNQAAGSTGFLWKVEHNGNTVYLLGSIHVANDKMYPLRPEIEAAFEASQYLGVEVDLTKVDQTEIQKFLTEKGSYTDGSKLKDHVSADTYNKVVALLKANGLAGDAFDSYKPWVVTQGISSLQMQTTDYTPDTGIDLYFTQKAAKLNKPVIELENMQLQLNMFDQFSDGLQEKLLLDTLDSLKQTDNAAATASLDALSQMWMQGDEQSLVAMTQSVAKEPEYYKGLVSDRNANMAKHVKEYLNSNKKATYLVVVGALHMLGDDGIVTQLQKDGFNVVKQ; encoded by the coding sequence ATGAAAAAGCTAGGTGCATTATTTTTATCCATTTTCATTGTTATGTCTGTCTTTACCACTGCCCATGCGGCTGAAAAACCTGTCGGCGTATGGATTGACGGAACCGAAGTGAAGTTAGGCAATGCTAACCCTGTTGTAGAAAAAGGAACTACCTTGGTTCCTATGCGTCCACTTCTAGAGAAGCTTAATGTAAATTTGAATTGGAATAAAAAGACGAAAACCGTAACGGGGACCAAAAATGGACTGGCCCTCTCACTGACTATCGGCAGCACCACAGCAACGGTGAACGGGGAGAAGAAAAAACTAGAGGTGGCTCCTAAAACCATCAATAATGTCACCTATGTACCTGTCCGCTTTATAGGAGAAACGATCGGCTATAAGGTAGAATGGAGTCCGGCGCAGCGCACCATCACCTTTGTAGCCAATAATCAGGCTGCAGGCAGCACCGGTTTCTTATGGAAGGTGGAGCACAACGGTAACACCGTTTATCTGCTTGGTTCTATCCATGTGGCTAACGACAAAATGTACCCGCTGCGCCCGGAAATTGAAGCTGCCTTTGAGGCTTCTCAATATCTTGGGGTCGAAGTTGACTTAACCAAGGTTGATCAAACAGAGATTCAAAAGTTCCTTACGGAGAAAGGCTCCTATACAGATGGATCCAAGCTCAAGGATCACGTATCTGCTGATACCTATAACAAAGTTGTTGCGCTTCTGAAAGCGAATGGTCTTGCTGGAGATGCATTCGATTCCTATAAGCCATGGGTCGTTACTCAAGGCATTTCAAGCCTGCAAATGCAAACAACAGATTATACACCTGATACGGGAATCGACCTATATTTCACACAGAAAGCAGCCAAATTGAATAAACCGGTCATTGAATTGGAAAATATGCAATTGCAGCTGAACATGTTTGATCAATTCTCAGATGGATTACAAGAAAAGCTTCTCCTCGATACACTCGATAGCCTCAAACAAACAGACAATGCTGCAGCAACAGCTTCGTTGGATGCATTATCCCAAATGTGGATGCAGGGAGATGAGCAGTCGCTCGTAGCTATGACACAATCGGTCGCTAAGGAGCCAGAATACTACAAAGGTCTCGTTTCGGATCGAAATGCTAACATGGCGAAGCACGTTAAAGAGTATTTGAACAGTAATAAAAAAGCGACTTACCTTGTCGTTGTTGGCGCACTACACATGCTGGGTGATGACGGCATCGTAACCCAATTACAAAAAGACGGCTTTAACGTCGTCAAACAATAA